A stretch of the Takifugu flavidus isolate HTHZ2018 chromosome 1, ASM371156v2, whole genome shotgun sequence genome encodes the following:
- the LOC130537387 gene encoding LOW QUALITY PROTEIN: complement C1q-like protein 2 (The sequence of the model RefSeq protein was modified relative to this genomic sequence to represent the inferred CDS: inserted 2 bases in 1 codon) yields MVLTLIIAIPLLVQTSRTDARYEMMGTCRMICDPYNPKPSASALEVLQDLNANPSPSSVHGTKGEPGRPGKPGPRGPPGEPGPPGPRGPPGDRGDAGKARNSPVVGTARADNXGTDLQSSVIGGAKIAFYVGLKNPHEGYEVLRFDDIVTNLGNHYDPTTGKFTCQVSGIYFFTYHVLMRGGDGTSMWADLCKNGQVRASAIAQDADQNYDYASNSVVLHLDSGDEIYVKLDGGKAHGGNNNKYSTFSGFLLYPD; encoded by the exons ATGGTTCTGACCCTCATCATCGCGATTCCCCTGCTGGTCCAGACCTCCAGGACTGACGCGCGCTACGAGATGATGGGCACCTGCCGGATGATCTGTGACCCGTATAACCCGAAGCCGAGTGCCTCGGCTCTGGAGGTCCTGCAGGATCTGAACGCCAATCCGTCCCCGAGTTCTGTCCATGGGACCAAAGGCGAGCCGGGTCGGCCAGGGAAACCCGGGCCTCGGGGACCACCGGGCGAACCCGGGCCACCTGGTCCAAGAGGTCCGCCGGGTGACAGGGGGGACGCGGGGAAGGCGAGGAACTCGCCGGTGGTTGGCACGGCGCGCGCCGACAA CGGCACCGACCTGCAGAGTTCTGTCATCGGTGGCGCGAAGATCGCGTTCTACGTGGGTCTGAAGAACCCGCACGAGGGCTACGAAGTGCTGCGGTTCGACGACATCGTGACGAACCTGGGGAACCACTACGACCCCACCACCGGCAAGTTCACGTGCCAGGTGTCCGGGATTTACTTCTTCACCTACCACGTGCTGATGCGCGGCGGGGACGGCACGAGCATGTGGGCCGACCTGTGCAAGAACGGGCAG GTCCGGGCCAGCGCCATTGCTCAGGACGCCGACCAGAACTACGACTACGCCAGCAACAGCGTCGTCCTCCATCTGGACTCTGGAGATGAGATTTACGTGAAGCTGGATGGAGGCAAGGCCCACGGCGGGAACAACAACAAGTACAGCACCTTCTCCGGGTTCCTGCTGTACCCGGACTGA